A genomic window from Prochlorococcus sp. RS04 includes:
- a CDS encoding DMT family transporter, producing MINIAVLEKKFYSLNKFNLVFASFFFSLMTLCVKNIDKRIPIYELVLFRSFLSLIITLFIINLKNINPWGNNRPLLILRGVLGTLALVCIFYAIRNMPLSISTVIQYTYPIFISIFAGIFINEKITRNIIFALLVGWIGIFVIINPSQLSNINVEIENVSISIAFLGAICTALAYVTVKKLSFTEDVYVIIEYFPLVSFIALLPIVLMNWVTPTWNELIWIIGIGLFTQLGQTFLTIGLKNLPASEASTINYLQVLFGSIWGVLFFSEIININFLLGASLVLLGTIISTTKIIKRT from the coding sequence ATGATAAATATCGCAGTATTAGAAAAAAAATTTTATTCATTGAACAAGTTTAATTTGGTATTTGCTTCATTCTTCTTTAGTTTGATGACTTTATGCGTAAAAAATATTGATAAAAGGATACCTATTTATGAATTAGTTTTATTCAGATCATTTTTGAGTTTAATTATTACATTATTCATAATTAATCTAAAAAATATAAATCCTTGGGGAAACAATAGACCATTACTTATCTTAAGAGGTGTTTTAGGAACTTTAGCTTTAGTTTGCATTTTTTATGCGATAAGAAATATGCCCCTTAGTATATCTACAGTCATTCAGTACACATACCCTATCTTTATATCTATATTCGCTGGCATATTTATAAACGAAAAAATAACTCGGAATATAATTTTTGCTTTACTTGTTGGCTGGATTGGAATATTTGTAATAATAAATCCAAGTCAATTATCAAATATAAACGTTGAAATTGAAAATGTTTCGATCTCGATCGCATTTCTTGGGGCAATCTGCACTGCATTGGCTTACGTAACTGTGAAGAAACTTTCATTTACTGAAGATGTTTATGTAATTATTGAATATTTTCCACTTGTTTCTTTTATAGCTTTATTGCCAATTGTATTAATGAACTGGGTTACCCCAACCTGGAATGAATTAATTTGGATAATTGGCATTGGCTTATTTACTCAATTAGGTCAGACTTTCTTAACTATAGGATTAAAAAATTTGCCTGCTTCTGAAGCTTCAACAATTAACTATTTGCAAGTTTTATTCGGGTCAATTTGGGGGGTTTTGTTTTTTAGTGAAATAATAAATATAAATTTTTTATTAGGTGCTTCACTAGTATTATTAGGAACTATTATATCTACTACCAAAATAATCAAAAGGACATAG
- a CDS encoding serine hydroxymethyltransferase, translating into MEFILFLSKLDKEILNLLIKANYIVEENKIECLLNKEIKGLHNFKENKIIICTENVKRKTNFRNKNQQSNKDNFKTERSIRKALRHEATHAIQKCNDNKTIGDIKKLESKLHQSKRKALEFSSSNFSGTYAKEVEAYVLEDKPKKVKNMIKKYCL; encoded by the coding sequence ATGGAATTTATATTATTTTTGAGCAAATTAGATAAAGAGATTCTTAACTTATTAATAAAAGCAAACTACATAGTTGAAGAAAATAAAATTGAATGTCTATTAAACAAAGAAATAAAAGGGCTACATAATTTTAAAGAAAATAAAATAATAATATGTACTGAAAATGTAAAAAGGAAAACAAATTTTAGAAATAAGAATCAACAATCAAATAAAGATAACTTCAAAACAGAAAGGTCGATAAGAAAAGCATTAAGACACGAAGCAACTCATGCGATACAAAAATGTAATGACAATAAAACAATAGGGGATATAAAAAAATTAGAAAGCAAATTGCATCAAAGTAAAAGAAAAGCATTAGAGTTCTCTAGTTCAAATTTTTCTGGGACTTATGCGAAAGAAGTAGAAGCTTATGTTCTTGAAGATAAACCCAAAAAAGTTAAAAACATGATTAAAAAATACTGCCTATAA
- a CDS encoding glycine zipper 2TM domain-containing protein, with product MKFFYLALLFCFSPIVQVNATTPKSVTCTRTEYREEYIPGTKSNPGYVKSYEVDVVIPCGGQNTAEKIDDNDCSEGSVIGGLLGAGIALSSSRGKDRFWAVPAGGTAGALIGCQVDGG from the coding sequence GTGAAATTTTTCTATTTAGCTTTATTATTTTGTTTTTCTCCAATTGTTCAAGTAAATGCAACAACACCAAAGTCAGTAACTTGCACAAGAACTGAATATAGAGAGGAATACATCCCTGGAACCAAATCAAATCCAGGCTACGTGAAAAGTTATGAGGTGGACGTTGTAATACCTTGTGGAGGTCAAAATACTGCTGAAAAAATAGATGATAATGACTGTAGTGAAGGTTCTGTTATAGGAGGACTTCTTGGTGCTGGAATAGCACTATCTTCCTCTAGAGGGAAAGATAGATTTTGGGCAGTACCTGCTGGCGGAACGGCAGGAGCACTAATTGGTTGTCAGGTGGATGGTGGTTAA
- a CDS encoding LexA family protein encodes MDSFDSTTKIFKIPLLTDSVSAGFPSPADDYTEENIDLNEHLISNPFSTFFLRVKGDSMINAGIKDKDLIIVDKSLTARPGNIIIAMIDGEFTIKRLSIKNNELYLKSENHNYPDFRFKNHIDVQIWGVVIYSIHSYL; translated from the coding sequence TTGGATTCTTTTGATTCAACTACTAAAATATTTAAAATACCCTTATTAACTGATTCGGTATCAGCAGGGTTTCCTTCTCCTGCAGATGACTATACAGAAGAAAATATTGATTTAAACGAACATTTAATATCTAATCCTTTTAGCACTTTTTTTCTTAGAGTTAAAGGTGACTCAATGATAAATGCAGGAATTAAAGATAAAGATTTAATAATAGTAGACAAGAGCTTAACAGCCAGGCCAGGGAATATCATCATTGCAATGATAGACGGAGAATTTACAATAAAAAGATTATCTATAAAAAATAATGAATTATATTTAAAATCAGAAAATCATAATTATCCTGATTTTAGGTTTAAAAACCATATTGATGTACAGATATGGGGAGTTGTTATTTATTCAATACATAGCTATTTATGA
- the dnaG gene encoding DNA primase: MVHSIHPRTIQEVKEKADIVDVISEHIVLKKKGKEFVGICPFHDDTKPSMTVSPTKQFYYCFSCGAGGNSIKFLMEFTRANFSDVVLSLAKKNNINVENLEGPQVEAYKKQLSRKEELYKILRVTKKWFRSQLNNSLGFEAMKYLTSNRNLSNKIIDNFELGFAPNSWNDLFNYLSKVEKFPINLILASGLAISKDNSDKIYDRFRNRLIVPIHDMQGRVVAFGGRSLDGQEPKYLNSPESEIFEKGKMLFAFEKASSDIRKRDKAIIVEGYFDVISLHSKGITNSVASLGTALNKYQISQLCRCTDNKNIILNFDSDNAGILATKRVIKEVETLSLHDQINLKILQLSHFKDPDEYLNSHTPEDYFNLIDNSSFWIDWEIDQIFKDQDLTKSEIFQSVISSLVKLLSKLPQSSTRTHYLQKVSEQLSKGQARLAIQFEQDLRNQVKGFRWHGRSKKFEQPNEISRREKNESEIIFYYLHCPDLRLFIRDEFLKREINGFNTCYIQSLWDAISKIEQNNLGLNYLNDLKQSNSQNLQKDFSSINLISLLPDYLALNNPESSNKINIFINPNELFLTLLSNPKDNLLGTLSLLEKYNSLKRCRHLIESWGSQRLKTLENCISILIDNPSSGSSNTNKEIDDLFKDLNSDAIKFQELYYLERQHMNFLDKQRCGNFVAS, from the coding sequence ATGGTTCATTCTATACACCCAAGAACTATTCAAGAGGTTAAGGAAAAAGCAGATATTGTTGACGTTATATCTGAACATATTGTTCTTAAGAAGAAAGGCAAGGAATTTGTTGGGATTTGCCCTTTTCATGATGATACTAAGCCATCTATGACAGTATCACCAACTAAACAATTCTATTACTGTTTTTCCTGTGGTGCAGGTGGAAACTCTATTAAATTTTTAATGGAATTTACTCGTGCAAATTTTTCAGATGTTGTACTTTCTCTTGCAAAAAAAAATAATATTAATGTTGAAAATCTTGAGGGTCCCCAAGTAGAAGCTTATAAAAAACAACTATCTAGAAAGGAAGAGCTTTATAAAATATTAAGAGTCACTAAAAAATGGTTTAGGTCTCAATTAAATAATTCTCTTGGTTTTGAAGCCATGAAATATTTAACATCTAATAGAAACTTGAGTAACAAGATTATTGATAACTTTGAATTAGGCTTTGCCCCAAATTCATGGAATGATTTATTTAATTATCTTTCCAAGGTAGAAAAATTCCCCATTAATTTAATATTAGCTTCAGGCCTTGCAATTTCTAAAGATAATTCTGACAAGATTTATGATCGTTTTAGAAATAGATTAATTGTTCCAATACATGATATGCAGGGAAGAGTAGTTGCCTTTGGAGGAAGATCTCTTGATGGTCAGGAACCCAAATATCTTAATTCTCCTGAATCAGAGATATTTGAAAAGGGAAAAATGTTGTTTGCCTTCGAAAAAGCTTCTAGTGATATTAGAAAAAGAGATAAAGCTATTATTGTTGAAGGCTACTTTGATGTTATTTCTCTTCATTCAAAAGGTATAACTAATTCTGTGGCTTCTCTCGGTACCGCATTAAATAAGTATCAAATTTCTCAACTATGTAGATGTACAGATAATAAAAATATAATTTTGAATTTTGATTCTGATAATGCAGGAATTTTAGCTACAAAAAGAGTAATTAAAGAAGTTGAGACCCTATCCCTTCATGATCAAATTAATCTTAAGATACTTCAACTAAGTCATTTTAAAGATCCTGACGAATATTTGAATAGTCATACCCCTGAAGATTATTTTAATTTAATTGATAATTCATCCTTTTGGATTGATTGGGAGATTGATCAGATCTTTAAAGATCAAGATTTAACTAAGTCTGAAATTTTCCAAAGTGTTATTTCTTCATTGGTAAAATTGTTGAGTAAATTACCTCAATCATCAACCAGAACTCATTATTTACAAAAAGTTTCCGAACAATTAAGTAAGGGACAAGCTAGGTTAGCAATACAGTTTGAACAAGATTTAAGAAATCAAGTAAAGGGATTTCGTTGGCATGGTAGATCAAAAAAATTTGAACAACCAAATGAAATTTCTCGACGGGAGAAAAATGAATCGGAAATAATTTTTTATTATTTACATTGTCCAGATCTTAGGCTATTTATTCGTGATGAATTTCTCAAAAGAGAAATTAATGGTTTTAATACTTGTTATATTCAAAGTTTATGGGATGCTATTTCAAAAATTGAACAAAATAATTTAGGTTTAAATTACTTAAATGATTTAAAACAATCAAATAGTCAAAATCTTCAAAAAGATTTTTCTTCTATTAACTTAATTTCACTTCTGCCTGACTACTTAGCTCTCAATAATCCTGAATCATCAAATAAAATTAATATTTTTATTAATCCAAATGAGTTGTTTTTAACATTGCTAAGTAATCCTAAGGACAATTTACTAGGAACATTATCACTTCTTGAGAAATATAATTCTCTAAAAAGATGTAGACACTTAATAGAATCTTGGGGATCTCAAAGATTAAAAACTTTAGAAAATTGTATATCTATTTTAATTGATAATCCTTCTTCAGGTTCTTCAAATACAAATAAAGAGATAGATGATCTTTTTAAGGATTTAAACTCAGATGCCATTAAATTTCAGGAATTATATTACCTAGAAAGACAACATATGAATTTCTTAGACAAACAACGCTGTGGCAATTTCGTCGCTAGTTAA
- a CDS encoding 23S rRNA (pseudouridine(1915)-N(3))-methyltransferase RlmH: MIQSNRLSIYAIGKIKKLWIRDGINQYKKRMPELIINELKAFNLNNLRSNNNIIICLSEEGKQFNSVELSSLLLNFKNKKINFLIGDTDGVSSDIKEKSDLVLSLSPLTFPHELARLILIEQIYRAISLSNNSPYHRS, translated from the coding sequence ATGATTCAGAGTAATAGATTATCCATTTATGCTATCGGCAAAATAAAGAAACTTTGGATTAGAGATGGAATTAATCAATACAAAAAAAGAATGCCTGAACTTATCATTAATGAGTTAAAGGCTTTTAATTTAAATAATCTTAGATCCAATAACAATATTATTATCTGTCTAAGTGAAGAAGGAAAACAGTTTAATTCAGTTGAACTAAGTTCCTTACTCTTGAATTTTAAAAATAAAAAAATTAATTTCTTAATCGGTGATACTGATGGAGTTAGTTCAGATATAAAAGAAAAATCAGATCTTGTACTAAGTCTGTCTCCTTTAACTTTTCCTCATGAATTAGCTAGATTAATCCTAATCGAGCAAATCTATAGAGCTATTTCTTTATCAAACAACTCCCCTTACCATCGTTCTTAA
- the ispE gene encoding 4-(cytidine 5'-diphospho)-2-C-methyl-D-erythritol kinase, whose protein sequence is MQDLAKKKINIKSPAKINLHLEVIGKREDGFHELAMIMQNIDLADYLEFEINNEGLIKLESDCNDLSLSDDNLIVKSANLLRKKSNIDYGANIFLRKNIPIGAGLAGGSSNAAATLIGLNNLWDLKLDLETLRSLASTLGSDIPFFINGGIQLCFGRGEILEKLDSTLEYGAILLKNPNVSVSTAETYKKYSKRFCDEYLTDREMIENIRKNLRDNGLNNLNFDNQHLFIKNDLQLVVENENDSVKQALYLLSTLENCLTFSMSGSGPTCFALFKDIETAKKELNANSKLFKDKGYDSWVCTFLEKGITFI, encoded by the coding sequence ATGCAAGATTTAGCTAAAAAGAAAATTAATATAAAATCTCCAGCCAAAATAAATTTGCATCTTGAAGTTATTGGTAAAAGAGAGGATGGTTTTCATGAGTTGGCAATGATTATGCAAAATATCGATCTTGCTGATTATTTAGAATTTGAAATTAATAATGAAGGTTTAATTAAACTTGAGTCTGATTGTAATGATTTAAGCCTATCTGATGATAACTTAATTGTTAAATCGGCAAATCTATTAAGGAAAAAATCAAATATAGATTACGGTGCGAATATATTTTTAAGAAAAAATATCCCAATTGGCGCAGGATTAGCTGGTGGTTCCAGTAATGCAGCAGCAACATTAATTGGTCTTAATAATTTATGGGATTTGAAATTAGATTTAGAAACTTTACGTTCATTAGCATCGACTTTAGGATCTGATATTCCCTTTTTTATAAATGGTGGTATTCAATTATGTTTTGGAAGAGGCGAAATTTTGGAGAAATTAGATTCAACACTTGAATATGGAGCAATTCTTTTAAAAAATCCGAATGTATCAGTATCAACTGCTGAAACTTATAAAAAATATAGTAAGAGATTTTGTGATGAATATCTTACTGATAGAGAAATGATTGAGAACATAAGAAAAAATTTAAGAGATAATGGTTTAAATAACTTAAATTTTGATAATCAACATTTATTTATTAAAAATGATTTGCAGTTAGTTGTTGAAAATGAAAATGATTCTGTAAAGCAGGCATTATATTTACTTTCTACATTAGAAAATTGTCTCACATTTTCAATGAGTGGATCAGGCCCTACATGCTTTGCACTCTTTAAAGATATAGAGACTGCTAAAAAAGAATTAAATGCAAATTCTAAATTATTTAAAGATAAAGGCTATGATTCATGGGTTTGCACTTTCCTTGAAAAGGGAATAACATTCATTTAA
- a CDS encoding Y-family DNA polymerase: MRISNIDAIALIDANNFYASCEQNINPHLRNKPVVILSNNDGCIIARSPEARALKIKMGTPYFKVKERLNKLDVAVLSSNYSLYGDMSRRLMNLLKNYCEQIEIYSIDEAFVSISRPNDENLYPWARSIRSLIYQNLGITITVGIGENKVRAKIANKLAKNIDYSAGIFDLGRTENENDYLKRISIDKIWGVGKQTSNWLQSKGIKNARELRDMEENEIIKKLGIVGKRLQLELKGHRCLPIEKNKKSKKEIQVSRSFGTPITKLEDLTQALATHAIKASEKMRSQNLQSSNIRVFARTSKYSSQNYQRSAHRKLTNATDDTNNILKIVVELSKEIYNPEYKFSKAGVLMQDLTNSEYLQQSVINYKSQKVLKKSTNLMKTIDLLNKRFNNNAITWAITKNSQSWKMNKNFLSRSSTTDIEQIPTIVK, translated from the coding sequence ATGAGAATTTCAAATATTGATGCAATAGCTCTTATAGATGCTAATAATTTTTACGCGTCATGTGAACAAAATATTAATCCTCATTTGAGAAATAAACCTGTAGTAATTTTATCTAATAATGACGGATGTATCATTGCAAGAAGCCCTGAAGCGCGAGCTTTAAAAATTAAAATGGGAACTCCGTATTTTAAGGTCAAAGAAAGACTAAATAAATTAGATGTAGCAGTCTTAAGCTCAAACTACTCGCTTTATGGGGATATGAGCAGAAGACTAATGAATTTACTGAAAAACTACTGTGAACAAATAGAAATTTATTCCATTGACGAAGCATTCGTCTCGATTTCTAGACCTAATGATGAAAATCTATATCCTTGGGCAAGAAGCATAAGATCATTAATATATCAGAATCTAGGGATTACCATAACAGTAGGAATAGGAGAAAATAAAGTAAGAGCAAAAATTGCTAATAAACTAGCTAAAAATATTGATTATTCAGCTGGAATATTTGATTTAGGTAGAACCGAAAATGAGAATGATTATTTGAAAAGAATTAGTATAGATAAGATATGGGGAGTCGGGAAACAAACATCTAATTGGTTACAAAGTAAAGGTATTAAAAATGCGAGAGAGCTAAGAGATATGGAAGAAAATGAAATCATTAAGAAATTAGGCATCGTAGGGAAAAGACTGCAATTAGAACTGAAAGGCCATAGATGCCTGCCCATAGAAAAAAACAAGAAATCAAAAAAAGAAATTCAGGTGAGCAGGAGTTTCGGCACACCTATCACAAAATTAGAAGACTTAACTCAAGCACTGGCAACTCACGCAATAAAAGCCTCTGAAAAAATGAGAAGCCAGAATTTACAATCATCTAATATTAGAGTATTTGCTAGAACCAGTAAATATTCAAGTCAAAATTATCAAAGAAGTGCTCATAGAAAACTTACAAATGCAACAGATGACACAAACAATATTTTAAAAATAGTAGTTGAATTATCTAAAGAAATTTATAATCCCGAATATAAATTCTCAAAAGCTGGTGTTTTAATGCAGGATTTAACAAATAGCGAATATTTACAGCAATCAGTTATCAATTACAAATCTCAGAAAGTCTTAAAAAAATCAACAAATCTTATGAAAACGATTGATTTATTAAATAAAAGATTTAATAACAATGCAATTACATGGGCTATTACAAAAAATTCACAAAGTTGGAAGATGAATAAGAATTTCTTAAGTCGCTCATCTACAACTGATATAGAACAAATCCCAACTATAGTGAAGTAA
- a CDS encoding DUF3082 domain-containing protein produces MADNSNENIKKNIPEKGPLNFIVGSLTSFLLFIIFYFLSNKIAIYFSVHKPSNSSEIVQNISSSINTLIIGLSFLLTFSFAFIGIGLFIVFIRSFIVKKS; encoded by the coding sequence GTGGCTGATAACAGTAATGAGAATATTAAAAAAAATATTCCCGAAAAAGGACCTTTAAATTTTATTGTTGGATCATTAACAAGTTTTTTATTATTTATAATTTTTTATTTTTTAAGTAATAAAATTGCAATTTATTTTTCAGTACATAAACCATCAAATTCTTCTGAAATAGTCCAAAATATTTCCTCTAGCATTAATACATTAATAATTGGATTATCTTTTTTGCTAACTTTTTCTTTTGCTTTTATAGGTATAGGACTTTTTATTGTATTTATTCGAAGTTTTATTGTGAAGAAAAGTTGA
- the rsmA gene encoding 16S rRNA (adenine(1518)-N(6)/adenine(1519)-N(6))-dimethyltransferase RsmA produces MNSKNYHQKKRFGQHWLVNKKILEKIKEIAVLNENDFILEIGPGKGALTSKLLDSEIKKLHAIELDKDLINLLNEKFNNNDKFSLQQGDILSVNLDSINKKITKVIANIPYNITGPILDIFIGRLGIIRNYNYEKIIFLMQKEVVDRILSKEGSPNAGALSIRMQLLSKIKRICDVPPSSFSPPPKVCSSLVVFEPIKNDLRLDISLEKYIDKLLRISFNSRRKMLRNTLNSILSNEEINELSESSKVCFNLRPQDISIDQWIKLAENCIKIKE; encoded by the coding sequence ATGAATTCTAAAAACTATCATCAAAAAAAAAGATTTGGACAACACTGGTTGGTAAATAAAAAGATATTAGAAAAAATTAAAGAAATTGCTGTTCTTAATGAAAATGACTTTATTTTAGAAATTGGTCCTGGTAAAGGAGCTTTAACATCTAAGTTGTTAGATTCAGAAATTAAAAAATTACATGCAATTGAATTAGATAAAGATTTAATAAATTTATTAAATGAAAAATTCAATAATAATGATAAGTTTTCACTGCAGCAGGGAGATATTCTTTCTGTAAATTTAGATTCGATTAATAAGAAGATTACAAAAGTGATTGCAAATATTCCTTACAATATAACTGGACCAATATTGGATATTTTCATAGGTCGATTGGGCATTATAAGAAACTATAATTACGAAAAAATAATATTTTTAATGCAGAAAGAAGTTGTAGATAGGATTTTGTCAAAAGAAGGTAGTCCTAATGCTGGTGCGCTTAGTATAAGAATGCAACTTTTATCAAAAATAAAAAGAATATGTGATGTGCCGCCTTCATCATTTAGTCCTCCTCCAAAAGTTTGTTCTTCTTTAGTAGTTTTCGAACCAATTAAAAATGATTTAAGATTAGATATTAGTCTAGAAAAATATATAGATAAACTTCTTCGAATTTCATTTAATTCAAGAAGAAAAATGCTTAGAAATACACTTAATTCAATACTTTCAAATGAAGAGATAAATGAATTATCTGAATCTTCAAAAGTTTGTTTTAATTTAAGACCACAAGACATTTCAATTGACCAATGGATTAAGCTTGCAGAAAATTGTATTAAAATTAAAGAATAA